Proteins encoded by one window of Xiphophorus couchianus chromosome 13, X_couchianus-1.0, whole genome shotgun sequence:
- the LOC114155813 gene encoding gastrula zinc finger protein XlCGF8.2DB-like, producing MQCNIYYQERRSTLDQEELEPLQVKQEQEEPEDHQIKEEQEDLKHQQIKVEEKEVYCSQGEEQIELKQETDTCMVVPVDEQTDHTESEPNRNQDIFQEAAEAENQNQERRKPFSSVICEKRLTFKSVFDAHMRTHTGEKPFTCVNCGKSFFHKHHLTRHMMIHTGEKQFTCVTCGKSFIRKHVLTKHMMIHTGEKPFSCVTCGKRFLRKQDFSKHMMIHTGEKPFPCVTCGKSFIRKQDLSKHKKIYTGEKSFSCVNCGKRFSQKQNLTQHMMRHTGEKPFSCVTCGKSFIRKQDLTQHMMIHTGEKPFSCVTCGKSFIRKQDLTKHMTRHTVEKL from the exons ATGCAGTGTAACATTTATTACCAGGAGAGGAGATCCActctggaccaggaggagttggaacctctgcaggtgaaacaagaacaggaagagccagaagatcatcagataaaagaagagcaggaggatctaaaacaccagcagataaaagtggaagagaaagaagtttactgcagtcagggtgaagaacagattgaattaaaacaggagactgatacctgcatggtggttcctgttgatgagcaaacagaccacactgaatcagaaccaaacaggaaccaagacatcttccaggaagctgctgaagctgagaaccaaaatcaggaaagaagaaaacctttctcaaGTGTCATCTGTGAAAAGCGTTTgactttcaaatctgtttttgatgctcatatgagaactcatacgggtgaaaagccgtttacatgtgtgaactgtggaaaaagtttttttcacaaacatcatttaactcggcacatgatgattcacactggtgaaaagcagtttacatgtgtgacctgtgggaaaagttttattcgaaaacatgttttaactaagcacatgatgattcacactggtgaaaagccgttttcttgtgtgacctgtggaaaacgttttcttcgaaaacaggatttcagtaagcacatgatgattcatactggtgaaaagccatttccatgtgtgacctgtggaaaaagttttattcgaaaacaggatttaagTAAGCACAAGAAGATTTACACTGGTGAAAAgtctttttcatgtgtgaactgtggaaaacgttttagtcaaaaacagaatttaactcagcacatgatgagacacactggtgaaaagccgttttcatgtgtgacctgtggaaaaagttttattcgaaaacaggatttaactcagcacatgatgattcacactggtgaaaagccgttttcatgtgtgacctgtggaaaaagttttattcgaaaacaggatttaactaagcac atgacaCGTCACACAGTTGAAAAGCTGTAG